A window from Micromonospora terminaliae encodes these proteins:
- a CDS encoding extracellular catalytic domain type 1 short-chain-length polyhydroxyalkanoate depolymerase encodes MLLTRTGRRLLGAALAAGLAALAAVTVPGPAAAAALTEVTGFGANPSNLRMYLYVPDTVAARPGLLVVNHYCTGSGPAMYSGTQFAALADRYGFLVVYPSVTRSSQCFDVSSPQALRRDGGSDPVGIKSMVDYVRQRYPVDANRIFTTGVSSGAMMTNVLLGLYPDVFSAGAAFAGVPFGCFATTNGSEWNSDCANGQVVKTPQQWGDLVRNAYPGYSGRRPRMQLWHGTNDETLRYPNFTEEIKQWTNVNGLGQTPAYTDSPQAGYTRTRYGGAGGTAPVEAISMQGVSHNLPVDAAQAVRFFGLDTVAPPTSPPPTSTPPSTPPPTTPPPSTPPPSGGCRIGYAVNAWNTGLTASVRITNTAATAVNGWSLAFTLPAGQTVTSGWNATYAPASGAVTARNVSYNGTIAPNASVDIGFQATHTGNTGRPTSFTLNGAPCTVA; translated from the coding sequence ATGCTGCTGACAAGGACGGGGCGCCGGCTGCTCGGCGCCGCCCTCGCCGCCGGGCTGGCCGCCCTCGCGGCCGTCACGGTCCCCGGCCCCGCCGCGGCCGCCGCGCTCACCGAGGTGACCGGCTTCGGCGCCAACCCGAGCAACCTGCGGATGTACCTGTACGTCCCGGACACCGTCGCCGCGCGGCCCGGGCTGCTCGTCGTCAACCACTACTGCACCGGCAGCGGACCGGCCATGTACTCCGGCACCCAGTTCGCGGCGCTGGCGGACCGGTACGGCTTCCTCGTCGTCTACCCGTCGGTGACCCGGAGCAGCCAGTGCTTCGACGTCTCCTCACCGCAGGCGCTGCGCCGCGACGGCGGCAGCGACCCGGTGGGCATCAAGTCGATGGTCGACTACGTGCGTCAGCGCTACCCCGTCGACGCGAACCGGATCTTCACCACCGGCGTCTCCTCCGGGGCCATGATGACCAACGTGCTGCTCGGGCTCTACCCCGACGTGTTCAGCGCGGGCGCGGCGTTCGCCGGCGTGCCCTTCGGCTGCTTCGCCACCACCAACGGCTCGGAGTGGAACAGCGACTGCGCCAACGGCCAGGTCGTGAAGACCCCGCAGCAGTGGGGTGATCTGGTGCGCAACGCGTACCCGGGCTACAGCGGGCGGCGACCCCGCATGCAGCTCTGGCACGGGACCAACGACGAGACCCTGCGCTACCCGAACTTCACCGAAGAGATCAAGCAGTGGACGAACGTGAACGGGCTCGGCCAGACGCCCGCGTACACGGACAGCCCACAGGCCGGCTACACCCGCACCCGGTACGGCGGCGCCGGCGGCACCGCGCCGGTCGAGGCGATCAGCATGCAGGGCGTCTCGCACAACCTGCCGGTCGACGCGGCCCAGGCCGTGCGCTTCTTCGGCCTGGACACCGTCGCGCCGCCCACGAGCCCGCCGCCGACCAGCACCCCGCCCTCGACGCCGCCACCGACGACCCCGCCGCCCAGCACGCCGCCGCCGTCGGGCGGGTGCCGGATCGGGTACGCGGTGAACGCCTGGAACACCGGGCTGACCGCGTCGGTCCGCATCACCAACACCGCCGCCACGGCGGTCAACGGCTGGAGCCTGGCCTTCACCCTGCCCGCCGGGCAGACCGTGACCAGCGGGTGGAACGCCACCTACGCCCCGGCCAGCGGGGCGGTGACGGCCCGCAACGTCTCCTACAACGGGACCATCGCGCCGAACGCCTCGGTGGACATCGGCTTCCAGGCCACCCACACCGGCAACACCGGCCGACCCACCTCCTTCACCCTCAACGGCGCCCCCTGCACGGTCGCCTGA